The Verrucomicrobiota bacterium JB022 genome has a window encoding:
- a CDS encoding helix-turn-helix transcriptional regulator, producing MKIEAKQLRAARALLGWSLEQASRACGIAVPNLSNLENEKTQPRRSTVAALVQAFEAEGVEFMDGGVRQASRTVSFFYGEQAFLELLDDIYNTLQDGDELLYMYVDESCSAPEVIERELRLRRAGIKFRSLVKDGSKNLIYPIQEYRYIPERFFINNVVVIYGRKAAIETREKITLIHDANVAVALRNSFEMLWLQGSMPNETDAKEVYV from the coding sequence ATGAAGATCGAAGCCAAGCAACTGCGAGCCGCTAGAGCGCTTTTAGGCTGGAGCCTGGAGCAAGCCTCCCGTGCCTGCGGCATCGCCGTGCCGAACCTTTCCAACCTGGAGAACGAGAAGACCCAGCCGCGCCGTTCCACGGTGGCGGCTCTGGTACAGGCATTTGAGGCGGAGGGGGTGGAGTTCATGGATGGAGGCGTGCGCCAGGCATCCAGGACGGTCAGCTTCTTCTATGGTGAGCAAGCGTTTCTGGAGTTGCTGGATGACATCTATAATACCCTGCAGGACGGCGATGAGTTGCTCTATATGTATGTGGACGAATCCTGCTCTGCCCCGGAAGTGATCGAACGTGAATTGCGCCTGCGCCGAGCGGGCATCAAGTTCCGTTCGCTGGTCAAGGATGGCTCAAAGAACCTGATTTACCCGATCCAGGAGTATCGTTATATTCCTGAGCGCTTCTTTATCAACAATGTGGTCGTGATCTATGGTCGCAAGGCCGCGATCGAGACACGCGAGAAAATTACGTTGATCCATGATGCGAACGTAGCCGTTGCTTTACGCAACAGCTTTGAAATGCTTTGGTTACAGGGATCGATGCCGAATGAAACGGATGCAAAGGAAGTTTATGTATAA
- a CDS encoding site-specific integrase, producing MSLRTKCQQEARRRLLVVHAQVQALFEEVELTTGQLQHSQALEIAERWRKRALNEDFEQRLNGQKPDRPLHTLSARLQQSLEQMDFSADAGLVEQVKKDHGLQLDPGSMDWKHLAYQLMQAQLQVCEEVMRRDRTGNREMVFLPVEESPPSENMNQLSAMLKKWESLQPRHQQTINEWRTAVERFINLKGDMDVREITRKDVRDYMEQCRLLPLHLTKAERALPMTEIVQRYRKREVKRMSAATVNKNVNAVKSVLEVALQEEILVKNPAQGLNLCDSPSKVRLPFEPQDLQLFFSRSPVYRFGERKRGCAGEAGYWLPLLALYTGARLEELGQLRLTDIRHSQGIHFLDINCHESGKSLKNPNSARRVPLHPKLIEAGFLLEIERLQRQGATHVFPELSHHTDKCTRGFSKWINRQINACGICDESKVFHSFRHTFKDACREAEIPREIQEALMGHSSGKVGDSYGSGFSLKRLYDEIAKVAYEDFVLPPSPAVLGEGLDEEGESFSRSSTNRWNEAA from the coding sequence GCCAAGCCCTTGAAATCGCCGAACGCTGGCGCAAGCGGGCACTGAACGAAGATTTTGAACAGCGCCTGAACGGTCAGAAGCCAGACCGGCCCCTGCACACGCTTTCGGCCCGTCTGCAGCAATCCCTGGAGCAGATGGATTTTTCCGCCGACGCGGGGCTGGTAGAGCAAGTGAAAAAGGATCACGGCCTTCAGCTCGACCCCGGCAGTATGGACTGGAAGCACTTGGCCTACCAATTGATGCAAGCCCAGCTACAGGTTTGTGAAGAAGTGATGCGCCGCGACCGCACCGGTAATCGCGAGATGGTTTTCCTGCCGGTCGAAGAGTCGCCCCCGTCGGAAAACATGAACCAACTAAGCGCTATGCTGAAGAAATGGGAGTCGCTACAGCCGCGCCACCAGCAGACCATCAACGAGTGGCGCACCGCCGTAGAGCGTTTTATCAACCTGAAGGGCGATATGGATGTGAGGGAGATCACGCGCAAGGATGTGCGCGATTATATGGAACAGTGCCGTCTGCTGCCGTTGCATCTCACCAAAGCAGAGCGCGCGCTGCCGATGACGGAAATTGTGCAACGCTATCGCAAGCGGGAAGTGAAGCGGATGAGCGCCGCAACGGTCAACAAGAACGTCAATGCGGTGAAATCCGTGCTGGAGGTTGCGTTGCAGGAAGAGATTCTGGTGAAGAATCCGGCGCAGGGCTTAAACTTGTGTGATAGTCCCAGCAAGGTTCGTCTTCCCTTTGAGCCGCAAGACCTGCAACTGTTCTTTAGCCGGTCGCCCGTCTATCGCTTTGGAGAACGCAAGCGAGGCTGCGCCGGGGAGGCCGGATACTGGCTGCCCTTGCTGGCGCTTTACACCGGCGCGCGCCTGGAAGAGTTGGGGCAGTTACGCTTAACGGATATTCGTCATAGCCAAGGTATCCATTTTTTAGATATCAACTGTCACGAATCGGGTAAATCGCTGAAGAATCCAAACAGCGCCCGACGAGTGCCCCTGCATCCTAAACTGATCGAAGCTGGCTTCCTCCTGGAGATAGAACGTTTGCAGAGGCAAGGCGCTACGCATGTGTTTCCGGAGCTATCCCATCATACCGACAAATGCACGCGCGGTTTCTCAAAATGGATCAACCGGCAGATCAACGCCTGCGGCATTTGTGATGAAAGCAAGGTTTTCCATAGTTTCAGGCATACCTTCAAGGACGCCTGCCGCGAGGCGGAAATCCCTCGTGAGATTCAGGAGGCCTTGATGGGACATAGCTCCGGTAAAGTTGGAGATAGCTATGGGAGTGGCTTTTCGCTCAAGCGGCTTTATGACGAAATAGCCAAAGTCGCTTATGAGGACTTCGTCTTGCCGCCGAGCCCAGCGGTTTTGGGCGAAGGCTTGGACGAAGAGGGAGAGTCCTTCAGCAGGTCGTCTACGAATCGCTGGAATGAGGCGGCGTAG
- a CDS encoding DUF6082 family protein: MLAVPTVVFQLHYVRKDMRLKVFTQIQDTNRALVEHALDDTSLARLLEGGRPRPPAKAKAYAQLWFNQIYLIHHATREGHITRAQSHGYTADFRQFLQLPFMRTHWPQFRPTYAASFQRFVDDLLKDSPSSSKPSPKTAGLGGKTKSS, from the coding sequence GTGCTGGCGGTCCCCACGGTCGTGTTTCAGCTCCACTACGTGCGCAAGGATATGCGCCTCAAGGTCTTCACTCAAATTCAGGACACCAACCGCGCCTTGGTCGAACATGCGCTTGATGATACATCACTCGCCCGACTCCTGGAAGGCGGCCGACCTCGCCCGCCAGCCAAAGCCAAGGCCTACGCGCAGCTCTGGTTCAATCAAATCTACCTGATCCACCACGCCACCCGCGAAGGCCACATCACCCGCGCCCAAAGCCACGGCTACACCGCAGATTTCCGGCAGTTCCTGCAACTGCCCTTCATGCGCACGCACTGGCCGCAATTCCGCCCCACCTACGCCGCCTCATTCCAGCGATTCGTAGACGACCTGCTGAAGGACTCTCCCTCTTCGTCCAAGCCTTCGCCCAAAACCGCTGGGCTCGGCGGCAAGACGAAGTCCTCATAA
- a CDS encoding helix-turn-helix transcriptional regulator codes for MIELDEWNRQIARQLRAKRYLRGESQQDVAEVLAVTYQQVQKYERGTNRISAAMLLYLCDQWEISPLEFSLSGRSGQRDDLQLTARETALLLALRGLEPKMASAIRRLTHLCAERAQLAA; via the coding sequence ATGATCGAATTGGACGAATGGAACCGGCAGATTGCGCGGCAGCTGAGAGCGAAGCGCTATTTGCGCGGCGAATCCCAGCAGGACGTGGCAGAAGTGCTCGCGGTCACCTATCAGCAGGTGCAGAAATATGAGCGCGGGACCAATCGGATCTCGGCCGCCATGTTGCTTTACCTCTGCGACCAATGGGAAATCTCGCCGCTGGAGTTTTCACTTTCAGGGCGAAGCGGTCAGCGAGATGATCTGCAATTGACCGCGCGGGAAACCGCTCTGCTGCTCGCCCTGCGCGGCCTGGAGCCCAAGATGGCTTCCGCCATTCGCCGGTTGACGCACTTGTGTGCGGAAAGAGCCCAGCTTGCCGCGTAA
- a CDS encoding PEP-CTERM sorting domain-containing protein encodes MKLSSVSNSLLGLSILGLWPSLCAQVVDVEMELSELAGDPQWRAIGPLDSSEGSTYYLSADYQSINANASLSDVYYTLNFSHVWQGTNGRGFLVEDSYFPDSLGFNIHVHETSSDATLTMRNVSVGTSANAVFGQNILTTGGADAWLENVTFDIRTGLGVGTAPGYSSDTFESKGHIQLVNSTFTSNYLDNNSLLTFYTGAAGMTIDLIGGHTFADTFSLSGYDPSAFLDTYGFDPDASDLSIHLVTNGTGDGSIRVLEDGTILGGSDGLSPFTITATALVPEPGTYALLGGLGALGLILWRRRAA; translated from the coding sequence ATGAAACTCTCATCCGTTAGTAATAGTCTCCTTGGCCTGAGCATCTTGGGCCTTTGGCCTTCGCTTTGCGCCCAGGTCGTCGACGTCGAAATGGAATTGTCCGAGCTTGCGGGCGATCCTCAATGGCGCGCCATCGGTCCCCTCGATTCGTCCGAAGGCAGCACGTATTACCTGAGCGCCGACTACCAGTCGATTAACGCCAATGCCAGCCTGAGCGACGTCTACTACACGCTGAATTTCTCCCACGTTTGGCAAGGCACCAACGGGCGCGGATTTCTCGTCGAAGACAGCTATTTTCCGGATAGCCTGGGCTTCAATATCCATGTGCACGAGACCTCTTCCGACGCTACTCTGACGATGCGGAATGTCAGTGTCGGAACCTCTGCCAACGCGGTGTTTGGTCAAAACATTCTGACGACTGGTGGTGCGGATGCCTGGCTGGAAAACGTCACCTTTGACATCCGCACCGGCCTGGGTGTCGGCACCGCTCCGGGCTACTCCTCCGATACGTTTGAAAGCAAAGGCCACATCCAGCTCGTCAATAGCACCTTTACCTCCAATTACCTCGATAACAACAGCCTGCTCACTTTCTACACCGGCGCGGCGGGCATGACGATTGACCTGATCGGCGGCCACACCTTCGCCGACACCTTCAGCCTCTCCGGCTACGATCCGTCGGCATTCCTCGATACCTATGGCTTCGATCCTGACGCGAGCGACCTGAGCATCCACCTCGTGACCAACGGCACGGGAGACGGCTCCATCCGCGTCTTGGAAGACGGCACTATCCTCGGCGGCTCGGACGGCCTCTCGCCTTTCACCATCACCGCCACGGCCCTCGTGCCCGAGCCCGGCACCTACGCCCTGCTTGGCGGCCTTGGCGCCCTCGGCCTCATCCTCTGGCGTCGCCGCGCGGCCTGA
- a CDS encoding antirestriction protein ArdA encodes MSHHIEPRIYVACLAAYNAGYLHGEWINANQDAEDIQAEISEVLKTSPIPHAEEWAIHDYEGLGRGVIEEYTGIETVAKLAAFIAKHADLGVLLLEHTSGDLEDAERLIENYLGVYASLADYAQELTEETTEIPANLSFYIDYQSMARDMEMNGDLLTIEEGFEKVHIFLSY; translated from the coding sequence ATGTCGCACCATATTGAACCTAGAATTTATGTCGCCTGTCTGGCCGCCTATAACGCCGGTTATTTGCACGGTGAATGGATCAATGCCAATCAAGATGCCGAAGACATCCAAGCCGAGATAAGCGAAGTCTTGAAGACCTCGCCCATTCCCCATGCCGAGGAGTGGGCGATTCATGATTACGAAGGCTTGGGCCGTGGCGTCATTGAAGAATACACGGGCATTGAGACCGTCGCCAAGCTGGCCGCCTTCATTGCCAAACATGCCGATTTAGGCGTGCTGTTGCTAGAGCACACCAGCGGTGACCTAGAAGATGCCGAGCGTCTGATAGAAAATTACTTAGGTGTATACGCCTCGCTGGCAGACTACGCACAGGAGCTGACCGAAGAAACCACGGAGATTCCGGCCAACCTGAGTTTTTATATCGATTACCAATCCATGGCCCGCGACATGGAAATGAACGGCGACCTTCTGACCATCGAAGAAGGTTTCGAGAAGGTTCACATCTTCTTGAGCTATTGA
- a CDS encoding site-specific integrase — translation MAADHPQKRFWSFSRTTAYRLVKEVMRQAKIAGPQACPKGLRHGFGIACVEAGVPLPIISTWMGHASVKTTGIYLNATGAEERRLASRLWRDFELAKMPEVSSLERETE, via the coding sequence ATTGCCGCTGACCACCCGCAAAAGCGGTTCTGGAGCTTTTCGCGCACGACGGCCTATCGGCTGGTGAAAGAGGTGATGCGGCAGGCGAAAATTGCAGGACCGCAAGCCTGTCCCAAGGGGCTGCGGCACGGGTTCGGGATTGCATGCGTGGAGGCCGGGGTGCCACTGCCGATCATCAGCACCTGGATGGGCCATGCGAGCGTGAAAACCACCGGCATCTACCTGAACGCGACCGGCGCAGAAGAACGGCGCCTTGCAAGCCGCTTGTGGCGCGACTTTGAACTTGCTAAGATGCCGGAAGTATCTAGCCTTGAGCGTGAAACAGAATAG